The sequence GGCGAAGCACTTGTCTCAGGCTTGGTGTCAGCCGATCACTATAACGTGCGGATGGGTAAGATTGTTGATAAGACGATCTCCACCAAGAAATGGGCCGTTTATGCCAGTAAAGATGGGGGTACGGAGGAGCGTAAGATTGAGCCTCATCGGCAAAACAGGCAGATCCTGACGGATGAGCAGATTTTGGAGCTGGCAGTCATCGGTCGAAAGATCGAAGCACACTTTTCCTGCCCGCAGGATATCGAATGGTGTCTGGTTGATGATCAGTTCTACATCGTACAGAGCCGCCCCATTACCACTTTATATCCGATTCCCGATGGAGACGAAGGGCAAAGCCGTGTTTATCTATCGATGGGTCATCAACAGATGATGACCGATCCGATCAAACCATTGGGGATGTCATTTTTTCAAGTTTTATCAGAGGATTATCCACTGCGAAAAGCCGGTGGAAGGCTGTTTGTCGATCTCACCCACGATCTGGCATCGCCTATCGGTCGAAAGATTGTACTTAGTACAATGGGCAAAAACGATCGATTGACGAAATCTGCGATTGTACGTTTAGTGCAGCGGAAGGACTTTATGAAGTCACTGCCGCGCGGGAAACGGGTCCTCAGTATGAAAAGAGAAGGACTATCTTGGCGACTTCCTGTTCATATGGTCAAAACCTACCTGTCTCATGACACAGGAATCGTTCAAGACCTCATCTTTAACAATGAGGAGTCTGTTAGAAGCTTGCAACAACGGATCACAGCTATATCGGGAGATGAGCTGTTTGCATTTATTTTAGAGGATTTTAAGGAATTAAAAGAAATCTTGTATAATCCGCGCAGCCTGGGAGCGATTTTGGTCGGAGTACATGCAGCGAGCTGGATCAATAGGAACATGGAAAAATGGCTGGGTGAAAAGAACGCGGCTGATACACTCTCCCAATCGGTATCCAATAATGTCACTTCGGAGATGGGGCTGGCCCTTTTGGACGTTGCGGACGTGGTACGTCCATATCCGGCGGTGATACAATATTTTCATCATGCCAGTGATGAAACGTTTTTCGAAGATCTGGCCAAGCTGGAAGGCGGGCGGGCTGTGCGTAATTCCATACAGGCGTATCTTAAAAAATACGGCATGCGGTGCCCGGGAGAGATCGATATTACCAACCCTCGGTGGAGCGAGCAGCCGACCGCACTCATTCCCATGATCTTGCGTAACATCAAAAATTTTGAGCCTCATGCACGCCGCGTCAAATTTGAGCGAGGACGACTGGAAGCAGAGCAGAAGGAGCAGCAGCTCTTAAGCCGCTTAAAGGAATTGCCGGGTGGTAAACGAAAGGTCAAAAAAACCAAGAAAATGATCCACCTCTTGCGTCATTTTATCGGCTATCGGGAATATCCCAAGTATGCTTTTATTCAACGGTACTTCATTTACAAACAAGCCTTGCTAAAGGAAGCCGCTAATCTCGTTCAAAAGGGAGTGATTCCGGAGAAGGAAGATGTCTATTATCTATCCTTTGAGGAACTCCGGGAGGTCGTTCGCACCAACCGGTTGGATAACGCAATCATCACCGAGCGAAAAGAGGAGTACGCGGTGTATGAGAAGTTGAAACCACCGCGGATCTTGACATCGGAGGGGGAATGCATCACTGGTGAACTGAACAACAAACATGTTCCTCGAGGGGCTTTGACGGGAATTCCCGTTTCATCTGGCATCATTGAGGGAAGAGCACGGGTTGTTTCAAAGATGGAAGAGGCCAATATCGACGAGGGGGATATCCTTGTTACCACCTCGACCGACCCCAGCTGGACACCGCTGTTTGTATCGATCAAAGGGTTCGTAACAGAAGTAGGGGGGGTGATGACCCATGGATCCGTCATTGCCCGCGAATACGGTCTGCCGGCTGTCGTCGGTGTAGAAAATGCCACAAAGCAGGTCCAAGACGGACAGCGGATCCGGGTAAATGGAACCGAAGGATATGTAGAAATCCTTTGACTTCGTATTGGCACCGCCTGTGAAAATCATCCCAACAAAGCGACCGCCGTTATTCATAACGACGGTCGCTTTGTTGTAAAGTACCAGGGGTATCAACATGATATGTGTAAAATATAAAGCCAAGGATGGATATATTATCCGCCCCATAGTTCACCCCGCAATGTATTTTTCATCAAAGGGTTCTGGAG is a genomic window of Desmospora profundinema containing:
- the ppsA gene encoding phosphoenolpyruvate synthase, translated to MCSYVLGFDKIDHTKRGSTGGKGANLGECWRIKGVRVPEGFCVTTEAYKRMIGQNQVYHALLDQLSSLQMDDKERVSQISGKIRKVIKGVAISPDIAGEIAQSLSQLGKEHAYAVRSSATAEDLPTASFAGQQDTYLNIIGKEEILKHISKCWASLFTDRAVIYRMQNGLDHRQVYLSVIIQRMVFPQASGVLFTADPVTSNRKVLTIDAGFGLGEALVSGLVSADHYNVRMGKIVDKTISTKKWAVYASKDGGTEERKIEPHRQNRQILTDEQILELAVIGRKIEAHFSCPQDIEWCLVDDQFYIVQSRPITTLYPIPDGDEGQSRVYLSMGHQQMMTDPIKPLGMSFFQVLSEDYPLRKAGGRLFVDLTHDLASPIGRKIVLSTMGKNDRLTKSAIVRLVQRKDFMKSLPRGKRVLSMKREGLSWRLPVHMVKTYLSHDTGIVQDLIFNNEESVRSLQQRITAISGDELFAFILEDFKELKEILYNPRSLGAILVGVHAASWINRNMEKWLGEKNAADTLSQSVSNNVTSEMGLALLDVADVVRPYPAVIQYFHHASDETFFEDLAKLEGGRAVRNSIQAYLKKYGMRCPGEIDITNPRWSEQPTALIPMILRNIKNFEPHARRVKFERGRLEAEQKEQQLLSRLKELPGGKRKVKKTKKMIHLLRHFIGYREYPKYAFIQRYFIYKQALLKEAANLVQKGVIPEKEDVYYLSFEELREVVRTNRLDNAIITERKEEYAVYEKLKPPRILTSEGECITGELNNKHVPRGALTGIPVSSGIIEGRARVVSKMEEANIDEGDILVTTSTDPSWTPLFVSIKGFVTEVGGVMTHGSVIAREYGLPAVVGVENATKQVQDGQRIRVNGTEGYVEIL